The nucleotide sequence CTGGACGATCCACTGGTCCACGGGTGAAGTCGTTCCCGCTTTCGTGGTTCGTGCTTTGATTTCATCTTCGAGGTCTGAAGAGGGCGGAGTGCCTCCGTTCGCGCGGTTTGAAATGGGCGACGAGTCAACGCGCTCACCAGGCGATGTGTTCGCTTTCTTCGCAGCGGCGGATTGCACGACCCGGTCCGCCGTTTCGATGAAGCTCAATGAGGAGTTTTCCAAGCCCAGTCCCGCCAGTAATTTGATGACTTCATCGCAGTCTTTCATGCGATGGGCCGGATCCTTCTCGATCATCTTGCTGATGATCAGGTCGAGCTTGTCAGGAACTTGTTGATTGAGTTTGCGGGCGGGCGGGTACTTCCCTAACTCTTTTGCCATGATCACTTCCATCACGGATTCGCCCTTGAATGGGAGCTGCCCGGTGAGCAAGTGATAAAGCGTGATGCCCAAGGCATAGATGTCTGACCGACGGTCGACGTGTTTCGCGTTTCTCGCCTGTTCGGGGGCCATGTAGTAGGGAGTCCCGAGGCCCATCCCGCTGGCAGTCATTGAAAGGTCGTCGTCCAGTGCTTTGGCCAGGCCAAAGTCCGCCACTTTCACCTTGCCGTTTCTGGTGAGCATGATGTTGTCGGGCTTGATGTCGCGGTGAATGAGGTTCTGCTTGTGAGCGAATTGCAGGACCTCTGCACAGCGCAACGCAACATGCAGTGCATCACCGACGGATAACGTGCCCAATAAATTGAGCCATTGCTGCATACTTTTGCCATCGACGTATTCCATCGCGACATAATGTAGTCCATGGTCTTCGTCGACATCAAAGACGCTGACGGCGTTATCATGATTGATCCGCGCCATTGCGCGGGCTTCTTTCTGGAAGCGGGCGATGAAGTCGGCTTCCCTGGCCAGCGTCTTGGACAATACTTTGACGGCAGCCTGACGGCCGAGCTTCGTGTCTTCCGCGAGATAGACTTCGCCCATCCCCCCCTGACCCAGCTTTTTCAGCAGCCTGTACTTGCCAAGCTGGGACGTTGCCTTTCGTTTCGGTTCGCTGGCCGAAGCCGTTTTTTCTTTTTCTGATTCCATGCGTTGGCCCGATGGTCGTACAGAAGGAGCGACGGTAGGAACGAAGTGGCGAACCCCACGAGGGAAGAATCTGGATCTGATTATTCGCAGCAACAATCCTGTTTGGAATGAAATTCCAGGATTTCCACCAGAATTGCGACGGAGTTTATCCCGTGATTTCGGTCAGTTCGACGGCCCGATGTTCCCTGGCCGAACGGTAGCAGGCTTCAACGAGAGCCATCGTCTTCAAGTTGTCTTCAGCGCTGATTTCTGGAATCTGATTGTCTTCGAGGGCACACAACAGCTGAGCCATCGGACCGACGAAGGCATCGGGGAACCAGACTTCATCCCACCGTGGCATGTGCCACTGCGGGGAC is from Schlesneria sp. DSM 10557 and encodes:
- a CDS encoding serine/threonine protein kinase; translated protein: MESEKEKTASASEPKRKATSQLGKYRLLKKLGQGGMGEVYLAEDTKLGRQAAVKVLSKTLAREADFIARFQKEARAMARINHDNAVSVFDVDEDHGLHYVAMEYVDGKSMQQWLNLLGTLSVGDALHVALRCAEVLQFAHKQNLIHRDIKPDNIMLTRNGKVKVADFGLAKALDDDLSMTASGMGLGTPYYMAPEQARNAKHVDRRSDIYALGITLYHLLTGQLPFKGESVMEVIMAKELGKYPPARKLNQQVPDKLDLIISKMIEKDPAHRMKDCDEVIKLLAGLGLENSSLSFIETADRVVQSAAAKKANTSPGERVDSSPISNRANGGTPPSSDLEDEIKARTTKAGTTSPVDQWIVQYKTPQGKETLGRFSTLQLQTALKTGIIDLKARIKKNPVDSFVPIGFYPEFERAVEGRLVKEKAERKSAGLKSEFDKIGRQYDRRAWTRWIKDLVSGTAGLVTFILWLTFVFGGLAAVIIFRQQIWDSMANFLNSLQK